In a genomic window of Polyodon spathula isolate WHYD16114869_AA chromosome 21, ASM1765450v1, whole genome shotgun sequence:
- the znf750 gene encoding zinc finger protein 750 — protein MNLTKERKPKKPHYIPRPPGKPFNFKCFQCPFTCNEKSHLFNHMKYGLCKNSINLVNEQDRSGKSAKIISTDSPQKVQTEPAGKSSPCRASTSATAKCEIPTEQRINKDERAEDFKNQERSRAQSLKTAPQKEQQPEPAAKESEVNKHSESIARVRPSAFVPIVGHMPMNTVESSDPAPLISKPDIASPLPVRSAFHNPNGPWRSGPVFIPPDFSHKAPSTKIIGSVPNYIPPMIPDFPPYFLAEHTLPAIYRPYLSPRNPHESESSSFSTYFSPDQRHLLPHTFPVPGPIPPSAIEHHYRYHQPVQQSPPFHFGIYRPALTEPAFHDFNPKPMHQIEVFNRDAGPHIQVANQSQYTPLKSPGASDYQKKLNKGYMRPAVIMEVGIKDHENERGVKMSPRAGCAATGSPDRPSPTDFTTNNPNPESGQDLSANTILSKMTHSNQPNISSITAFQPIRIVVHPPSPPDNSRLADRRDEDVSNESSSDHEEEDMAPLNLSTKAQAEEEPLAYTSTAHWDTPAAVDSQDMPLNLSVKGSSNPEAPTAKLPQASSQQEVGSSRELSPELGGIDNYDEQKQTAAFALCQLASYSSHKLTRERSAIPSEEEHPLLQSSSSAISTVTEDKPKERGQKRSHQSLQAQAKKAKPDEPVRIFRKRPRCS, from the exons ATGAACCTTACAAAGGAACGCAAACCCAAAAAACCTCATTACATCCCAAGACCTCCAGGGAAACCATTTAACTTCAAGTGCTTCCAGTGTCCATTTACTTGCAATGAAAAATCCCACTTGTTTAACCACATGAAGTATGGCCTGTGCAAAAACTCTATCAACCTGGTCAATGAGCAAGACCGCAGTGGGAAGTCAGCTAAGATCATTTCAACAGACTCCCCGCAGAAGGTTCAGACTGAGCCTGCTGGTAAATCTAGTCCATGCAGAGCCAGTACAAGTGCAACTGCAAAATGCGAGATCCCAACCGAACAAAGAATCAACAAAGATGAAAGAGCAGAGGACTTTAAGAATCAAGAGCGGAGCAGAGCTCAAAGTCTaaaaacagccccacagaaaGAACAGCAGCCCGAGCCAGCTGCAAAAGAAAGTGAAGTGAACAAACACTCAGAAAGCATTGCAAGAGTAAGACCTTCAGCCTTTGTCCCGATCGTGGGACACATGCCTATGAATACTGTGGAAAGCAGTGATCCTGCTCCATTAATTTCCAAACCAGACATTGCTTCTCCTCTGCCAGTCCGATCTGCCTTTCACAATCCCAATGGGCCCTGGAGATCAGGTCCAGTTTTTATCCCACCTGACTTTTCTCACAAAGCTCCGTCTACCAAGATAATCGGCTCAGTTCCTAACTACATACCTCCCATGATTCCAGATTTCCCCCCTTACTTCTTGGcagaacacacactgccagccatCTACCGACCCTACCTCTCTCCTAGAAACCCCCATGAGAGTGAAAGCTCATCCTTTTCGACATATTTCTCCCCAGACCAGAGGCACTTGCTGCCCCATACTTTCCCAGTTCCAGGACCTATACCGCCTTCGGCTATAGAACATCACTACAGATACCATCAGCCTGTCCAACAAAGTCCCCCTTTCCATTTTGGAATCTACCGACCTGCACTCACTGAACCTGCTTTTCATGATTTTAACCCAAAACCAATGCACCAAATAGAAGTTTTCAATAGAGATGCAGGTCCTCATATACAAGTAGCCAACCAGTCTCAATACACACCCTTAAAGAGCCCAGGTGCTTCAGATTACCAGAAGAAATTGAATAAGGGCTATATGAGGCCTGCTGTGATCATGGAGGTGGGAATCAAGGACCATGAAAATGAAAGAGGGGTGAAAATGAGCCCCAGGGCAGGGTGTGCCGCCACTGGATCCCCAGACAGGCCGAGCCCAACTGACTTCACAACGAACAACCCAAATCCAGAAAGTGGTCAGGATCTCTCTGCAAACACCATTTTGAGCAAGATGACCCACTCCAACCAACCAAATATCAGCAGCATTACAGCTTTCCAGCCAATCAGAATAGTAGTGCATCCTCCAAGTCCGCCAGACAACAGCCGTCTTGCAGACAG AAGAGATGAGGATGTCTCTAATGAGTCTTCTTCTGACCACGAGGAGGAAGACATGGCGCCTCTCAACCTTTCCACAAAAGCTCAAGCAGAAGAGGAGCCCTTAGCTTACACCAGCACAGCCCATTGGGACACTCCAGCGGCAGTGGACAGCCAGGACATGCCCTTAAACCTATCTGTTAAAGGCTCTTCCAACCCAGAGGCACCAACCGCCAAACTGCCTCAAGCCTCGTCACAACAGGAAGTGGGTTCCAGCAGAGAATTGAGCCCGGAATTGGGAGGAATTGATAACTATGATGAGcagaaacaaacagcagcctTTGCCCTTTGCCAGCTGGCCTCCTACAGCTCCCACAAACTCACTAGAGAGCGCTCAGCCATCCCTTCTGAAGAGGAGCATCCCCTTCTTCAGAGCAGCAGCTCTGCCATTTCCACTGTGACAGAAGACAAACCCAAGGAGAGGGGACAAAAGAGGTCACACCAATCTCTTCAAGCACAGGCCAAGAAAGCAAAGCCAGATGAGCCTGTCAGAATATTCAGAAAGAGGCCACGATGTTCGTAA